Proteins encoded by one window of Rutidosis leptorrhynchoides isolate AG116_Rl617_1_P2 chromosome 7, CSIRO_AGI_Rlap_v1, whole genome shotgun sequence:
- the LOC139859429 gene encoding probable calcium-binding protein CML28 has translation MAEDGKEECDRIFNKFDINGDGKISSTELGDALKELGSVSEEEVKTMMDELDTDRDGFISYDEFTAFYNANRGLMKDVGKIFL, from the coding sequence ATGGCTGAAGATGGCAAAGAAGAATGTGACCGGATCTTCAACAAGTTTGATATTAATGGAGACGGTAAAATCTCATCAACGGAACTTGGTGACGCGTTGAAGGAGCTTGGTTCGGTGTCAGAAGAAGAGGTCAAAACTATGATGGATGAACTTGATACCGATCGAGATGGCTTCATTTCTTACGATGAATTTACCGCGTTTTATAATGCTAACAGAGGTCTAATGAAGGATGTTGGCAAGATCTTCCTCTAA